The Deltaproteobacteria bacterium genome includes a window with the following:
- a CDS encoding anaerobic ribonucleoside-triphosphate reductase activating protein produces the protein MADTTSVWERVRGVVPVSLCDWPGKITCVLFTAGCNLRCPTCHNASLAWHWHDLPALDRNTIVDDLHRRVRWLDGITVSGGEPTHLPGLVDLVADLATVGLPIKVDSNGSDPDMLDRLLRSGLARTVAVDVKGPWELYPELTGQALSASDAKRCLERVFDLAREFPGQVLFRCTKVPLLTDKELESTRKQVPDGQPFVFQDFVPPRSEK, from the coding sequence ATGGCTGACACGACTTCCGTCTGGGAGCGCGTCCGTGGCGTGGTGCCGGTGAGCTTATGCGACTGGCCCGGCAAGATCACGTGCGTGCTGTTCACGGCTGGCTGCAATTTGCGTTGCCCGACCTGTCACAACGCGTCCTTGGCCTGGCATTGGCATGATTTGCCGGCCCTGGACCGGAACACCATCGTGGACGATTTGCATCGCCGCGTCCGTTGGCTGGACGGCATCACCGTGTCCGGCGGAGAGCCGACCCATCTTCCAGGGCTTGTCGATCTCGTGGCCGATCTGGCCACGGTGGGCTTGCCCATCAAGGTCGATTCCAACGGCTCGGACCCGGATATGCTGGATCGTCTGCTGCGCTCCGGTCTGGCGCGGACCGTGGCCGTGGACGTCAAGGGGCCGTGGGAGTTGTACCCGGAACTGACCGGTCAGGCTCTGTCCGCCAGTGACGCCAAGCGTTGCCTGGAGCGCGTTTTCGATCTGGCGCGGGAATTTCCCGGCCAAGTCCTTTTTCGCTGCACCAAGGTGCCGTTGTTGACGGACAAGGAGTTGGAATCGACCCGGAAACAGGTCCCAGACGGTCAGCCCTTTGTGTTCCAGGATTTCGTGCCGCCTCGTTCTGAAAAATGA
- a CDS encoding MFS transporter, with amino-acid sequence MIPTPSLRKTLVVLNLFAALKMMLFPMAIITLFWKDQIGLSLTEILTIQVFFSVASVAMEYPSGYISDRLGYKIALIVACVFAMAGWGWYIVAASFWEVLGAELLLGVSYSFISGSDTALLFEILRAANRVDLYARCDGRMAGWAQVGEAAGAMFAGFMYAASPSAPFVAQILVWVAALLLCLTLDEPRVDHGPRISSHLAEALGVCRHALIENPAIRSTIVFGMLLGLASFYMVWLVQPFMRECGVPLAWFGPAWAGANLVVAAASAWSHRVQHKLGLRKLSVMFGVLIVGAYLGLGLTSAVASFVFYYLLTAMRGLQGPVMRALLQQASQRRNRASILSLHSLVFRLGFVLTGPLVGRIADSHGFAVVFLSLGVFFALALPVAGCSFLRHNTSLAHG; translated from the coding sequence ATGATTCCGACCCCTTCCTTGCGGAAAACCCTTGTCGTGCTCAATCTCTTCGCGGCGTTGAAGATGATGCTTTTCCCCATGGCCATCATCACCCTGTTTTGGAAGGATCAGATCGGCTTGTCCCTGACCGAGATTTTGACGATCCAGGTTTTTTTTTCCGTGGCCAGCGTGGCCATGGAGTACCCTTCGGGGTATATCAGCGATCGCCTTGGTTACAAGATCGCCCTGATCGTGGCGTGCGTGTTCGCCATGGCGGGGTGGGGGTGGTACATCGTGGCCGCGTCCTTTTGGGAGGTGCTGGGCGCGGAATTACTGCTGGGAGTGAGCTATTCCTTTATCAGCGGTTCGGACACGGCATTGCTCTTTGAAATTCTGCGCGCGGCCAACCGCGTGGACCTGTACGCCCGATGCGATGGCCGGATGGCGGGGTGGGCCCAGGTCGGCGAGGCCGCTGGCGCCATGTTCGCGGGTTTCATGTACGCGGCTTCGCCCAGCGCGCCCTTTGTGGCGCAGATTCTGGTTTGGGTGGCCGCCTTGTTGTTGTGCCTGACCCTGGACGAACCCCGGGTCGATCATGGGCCTCGGATTTCGTCCCATTTGGCGGAGGCCCTGGGGGTGTGCCGTCACGCCCTGATCGAGAATCCGGCCATCCGATCGACCATTGTGTTCGGAATGTTGTTGGGGCTGGCCTCGTTTTACATGGTTTGGCTGGTGCAGCCGTTCATGCGCGAGTGCGGCGTTCCCCTGGCATGGTTTGGGCCGGCCTGGGCCGGGGCGAATCTTGTCGTGGCCGCGGCTTCGGCCTGGAGCCACCGCGTTCAGCATAAACTGGGGCTGCGCAAGCTCTCGGTCATGTTTGGAGTGCTCATTGTCGGCGCATATTTGGGGCTGGGGTTGACCTCGGCCGTGGCCAGCTTTGTCTTTTATTATCTGTTGACCGCCATGCGGGGGCTGCAGGGGCCGGTCATGCGGGCCTTGCTCCAGCAGGCCAGCCAGCGGCGCAATCGGGCCAGTATTCTGTCCCTGCACAGCTTGGTGTTTCGGTTGGGTTTCGTGCTCACCGGCCCCCTGGTCGGGAGGATCGCCGACAGTCATGGATTCGCGGTCGTGTTTTTGAGTCTGGGGGTGTTTTTTGCCCTGGCCCTGCCCGTGGCTGGATGTTCTTTTTTGAGGCATAATACGTCGCTGGCTCATGGCTGA
- a CDS encoding molybdopterin oxidoreductase, with protein sequence MSDRAYWPEGVERCSVGKFLAWLGVISIFLAWGGYGAFKVLGTGIGVTGLDNYFGFGLWITFDLAVIALGAGAFFSGFLRYIIRVDELKNIINLAVIVGFLCYSGAMLVLVLDIGQPLRAWFGYWHPNVHSMLTEVIFCITCYCTVLVIEYVPLILENRKINENRFCHHLAHNFHVYMPLFAGIGTFLSFFHQGSLGGMYGVLFGRPFVFREGFFIWPWTFFLFIASAIASGPGFTMLCATLMETITGRKLVSYETKKLMGKISGLLLCFYMFFKIIDTYAWAKGILPGMGLTFDQMYNSEYGYGTIWLWGELVLGGLIPAVMLIIPAVRNKPALLYTAAILAAVGVTINRFVFTVQALAVPVMPFDRWTTYVPNWAEWSTSLMIVAYGFFVMSLSYRYLPIFPQEVKLNK encoded by the coding sequence ATGTCTGATAGAGCGTACTGGCCCGAAGGGGTGGAACGTTGTTCTGTTGGGAAGTTCCTGGCCTGGTTGGGCGTGATCAGCATCTTCCTCGCCTGGGGTGGATACGGCGCGTTCAAGGTTCTGGGGACGGGCATCGGCGTGACTGGTTTGGACAACTACTTTGGTTTCGGTTTGTGGATCACCTTTGACCTGGCGGTTATCGCCCTGGGCGCCGGGGCCTTTTTTTCCGGATTCCTGCGCTACATCATTCGGGTCGACGAACTGAAGAATATCATCAATCTCGCGGTGATCGTCGGCTTTCTGTGTTATTCCGGCGCCATGCTTGTCCTGGTGCTGGATATTGGTCAGCCGCTGCGGGCTTGGTTTGGGTATTGGCACCCCAATGTTCACTCCATGCTGACGGAAGTCATTTTTTGCATCACCTGTTACTGCACGGTGCTGGTCATTGAATACGTTCCGCTGATCCTGGAAAACCGCAAGATCAACGAAAATCGTTTCTGCCATCACCTGGCGCACAATTTCCATGTCTATATGCCGCTTTTCGCCGGCATCGGAACCTTCTTGTCCTTCTTCCACCAGGGCTCCCTGGGTGGCATGTATGGCGTGCTCTTCGGTCGTCCGTTCGTGTTCCGCGAAGGCTTTTTCATCTGGCCGTGGACGTTTTTCCTGTTCATCGCCTCGGCCATTGCTTCCGGACCCGGCTTCACCATGCTGTGCGCCACGTTGATGGAGACCATCACCGGTCGGAAGCTGGTCAGCTATGAAACCAAGAAGCTGATGGGCAAGATTTCCGGCCTGCTGCTGTGCTTCTACATGTTCTTCAAGATCATCGACACCTACGCCTGGGCCAAGGGGATTTTGCCGGGCATGGGCCTGACCTTCGACCAAATGTACAACAGCGAGTACGGCTACGGCACCATCTGGTTGTGGGGCGAGCTGGTTCTTGGCGGCCTGATTCCGGCCGTGATGCTCATCATCCCCGCTGTCCGGAACAAACCCGCCCTGCTGTACACCGCCGCTATCCTGGCCGCGGTGGGCGTGACCATCAACCGTTTCGTCTTCACGGTACAGGCCCTGGCCGTTCCGGTCATGCCCTTTGACCGTTGGACCACGTATGTTCCCAACTGGGCGGAATGGTCGACCTCGCTCATGATCGTGGCCTATGGCTTTTTTGTCATGAGCCTGTCCTATCGGTATCTGCCGATCTTTCCCCAGGAAGTGAAGCTGAACAAGTAA
- a CDS encoding 4Fe-4S dicluster domain-containing protein has product MQAKEFKVKWGMVIDLDKCTGCGACAVACKAENNLPPEVDASNKLRTTDWMNIYELSNGKPFPEHEVAYLPRPCMQCGKPSCSTVCPVVATLKDEEGGIVSQVYPRCIGCRYCMAACPYHARYFNWLDPVWPEGMEKTLTPYVSTRPRGVVEKCTFCHHRFMAAKEQARMNGEDPTNLPEGAYIPACVEICPTGAMKFGNLNNPEHEVSKLAASKYAFRLLEKLGTEPQVYYYSKRQWVRELGDNYLENAKGGEHV; this is encoded by the coding sequence ATGCAAGCAAAAGAATTCAAGGTAAAATGGGGCATGGTCATTGACCTTGACAAGTGCACCGGCTGCGGCGCCTGCGCCGTGGCCTGCAAGGCGGAGAACAACCTGCCCCCGGAAGTCGATGCGTCCAACAAGCTGCGGACCACCGACTGGATGAACATATACGAGCTTTCCAATGGGAAGCCCTTTCCCGAGCACGAGGTGGCCTATCTCCCTCGCCCGTGCATGCAGTGCGGCAAGCCGTCCTGTTCCACGGTCTGTCCGGTCGTGGCGACCCTGAAGGACGAGGAGGGCGGTATTGTCAGTCAGGTTTACCCGCGTTGCATCGGCTGTCGGTACTGCATGGCGGCCTGTCCCTACCATGCCCGCTATTTCAACTGGCTCGATCCGGTCTGGCCGGAAGGCATGGAAAAGACACTGACGCCCTATGTCTCGACCCGGCCGCGCGGCGTGGTCGAAAAATGCACCTTCTGCCATCACCGGTTCATGGCGGCCAAGGAACAGGCCCGCATGAATGGCGAGGATCCAACGAATCTGCCGGAAGGCGCGTACATTCCGGCCTGCGTCGAGATCTGCCCGACCGGCGCCATGAAGTTCGGCAATCTGAACAATCCCGAGCATGAAGTCAGCAAGCTGGCCGCGTCCAAGTACGCCTTCCGCCTGCTGGAAAAACTCGGTACCGAACCGCAGGTGTATTACTACTCCAAGCGGCAATGGGTGCGGGAGCTTGGGGACAACTACCTAGAGAATGCCAAGGGGGGCGAACATGTCTGA